Proteins co-encoded in one uncultured Draconibacterium sp. genomic window:
- a CDS encoding NAD(P)/FAD-dependent oxidoreductase, producing MPVNIPETAQKRAVIVGAGFAGLRLARKLYKHNFQVVLIDRNNYHQFQPLFYQVATSGLEPSSISFPLRKVFQKSESVFIRIAEVNKIMSEKKQIDTTLGTVWYDYLIIATGATTNFFGMKSFETHSIPMKSVSEALFLRNTLLENFEKAVTIRDEEEVRRLLNIVVVGGGPTGVEVCGALAEMKKFVLPKDYPELDFNLMKITLVEANVHLLAGMTAEAGQKALDYLTGLGVEVKLRHKVEKYDGNTVELEDREDLETRSLIWAAGVKGQMPDGIKKENVVRGNRIKVDAYNQVEGYENIFAIGDIACMEIEDYPHGHPQVAQVALQQASCLAENLKKIQGKKELVPFNYRDKGSMATVGRNRAVVDLRHLRFAGFPAWLVWMFVHLMSIVGVKNRLVIFINWLWNYMTYDQSLRLIIRPSVKSVEWQKRQK from the coding sequence ATGCCAGTAAATATACCAGAAACAGCTCAAAAGAGAGCAGTAATTGTAGGTGCCGGTTTTGCCGGTTTGCGCTTAGCCCGAAAGTTATATAAACACAATTTTCAGGTTGTCCTGATTGATAGAAATAATTACCATCAGTTCCAGCCACTGTTTTATCAGGTGGCAACATCGGGGCTTGAGCCCAGTTCTATATCATTTCCATTGCGAAAAGTATTTCAAAAATCCGAAAGTGTATTTATCCGGATTGCCGAGGTAAATAAAATCATGTCTGAAAAGAAACAGATTGACACAACATTGGGGACAGTTTGGTACGATTATCTGATAATTGCTACCGGAGCCACCACCAATTTCTTTGGTATGAAAAGTTTTGAAACCCACAGTATTCCAATGAAGTCGGTTTCTGAAGCTTTGTTTTTACGCAATACTTTGCTCGAAAATTTCGAGAAAGCAGTTACTATTCGCGATGAGGAAGAAGTTAGGCGGCTACTAAATATTGTGGTTGTTGGCGGTGGACCGACTGGAGTGGAAGTTTGTGGTGCACTGGCTGAAATGAAAAAGTTTGTTTTGCCCAAAGATTATCCTGAGCTCGATTTTAACCTGATGAAGATAACGCTGGTGGAAGCAAATGTACATCTGTTGGCCGGAATGACAGCAGAAGCCGGGCAAAAGGCACTCGATTATCTGACAGGTCTGGGAGTTGAAGTAAAATTGAGACACAAAGTTGAAAAATACGATGGGAACACGGTGGAGCTGGAAGACCGGGAAGATCTTGAAACCCGGTCGCTTATTTGGGCGGCAGGCGTAAAAGGACAAATGCCAGACGGAATTAAAAAAGAAAACGTAGTTCGGGGAAATCGTATAAAAGTGGATGCCTATAACCAGGTAGAAGGTTACGAAAATATTTTTGCCATTGGCGATATTGCCTGCATGGAAATAGAAGATTATCCGCATGGACATCCCCAGGTGGCACAGGTGGCTTTACAGCAGGCAAGTTGTCTGGCTGAAAACCTGAAGAAAATTCAGGGGAAAAAGGAGCTGGTTCCGTTTAACTATCGCGATAAGGGATCGATGGCAACCGTTGGCCGAAACAGGGCGGTGGTTGATTTGCGCCACTTGCGCTTCGCGGGTTTCCCTGCCTGGCTGGTATGGATGTTTGTTCACCTGATGTCGATTGTGGGCGTAAAAAACCGACTGGTAATATTTATCAACTGGCTTTGGAATTATATGACTTACGACCAGTCGCTTCGCTTAATTATCCGGCCTTCTGTTAAAAGTGTTGAGTGGCAGAAACGACAGAAATAG
- a CDS encoding PAS domain S-box protein → MTGEKNQDQNRETEELEQELSKLKLELENARFLEEQEREKRLFYQLIAEFAFAWELWFEPNGKIKYCSPSCSDLTGYTANQIIASPGIAALLVYDTDKEKYNSFLSGALNQTLVNQTLEFRVLTRTKQLRWFMMNVRGVYDKIGKYLGIRASVLDISRLKQAMGHISELERTKEFDSRNKERLQTELELKDRELVSFLLQLSQKNELLTKAVHILQSEETFNSKKAVSIVHQLKELLEANAVQPVDWSMVENQVDKIHPGFLDRLQKRHPVVSVNDKKMCSYIRLGLSSKEIAGLLNITSKSVEISRVRLRKKLGINTKMRLVNYLEQL, encoded by the coding sequence ATGACCGGCGAAAAAAATCAGGATCAAAATAGAGAAACAGAAGAGCTGGAACAAGAGCTTTCGAAGCTAAAACTGGAGCTGGAGAATGCTCGATTTCTGGAAGAGCAGGAGCGGGAAAAACGTTTGTTTTACCAGTTGATTGCCGAGTTTGCTTTTGCCTGGGAGTTGTGGTTCGAACCCAACGGCAAGATAAAATATTGTTCGCCCTCATGTTCCGATCTTACAGGATATACCGCCAATCAGATCATCGCTTCGCCTGGGATTGCAGCCCTACTGGTTTACGATACCGATAAAGAGAAATACAATAGCTTTTTAAGCGGAGCCTTAAATCAAACTTTGGTTAACCAGACGCTTGAATTTCGTGTGCTTACGCGTACCAAACAACTTCGTTGGTTTATGATGAATGTGCGAGGAGTGTACGATAAAATTGGCAAGTACCTTGGTATCCGGGCATCAGTGTTGGATATTAGCCGCCTGAAACAGGCCATGGGGCACATTTCTGAACTGGAGCGCACAAAAGAATTTGATAGCCGGAATAAAGAGCGTCTGCAAACCGAACTGGAACTGAAAGACCGTGAGTTGGTTTCTTTTTTATTACAGTTGTCGCAGAAAAATGAATTATTGACCAAAGCGGTTCATATACTTCAGTCGGAGGAGACATTTAATTCAAAAAAAGCTGTTTCAATTGTTCATCAGTTAAAAGAATTGTTGGAAGCCAATGCCGTACAGCCGGTTGATTGGTCGATGGTAGAAAACCAGGTGGATAAAATTCATCCGGGCTTTCTCGATCGACTGCAAAAGCGGCATCCGGTGGTTTCAGTTAACGACAAAAAAATGTGCTCTTACATACGTTTGGGCTTGTCGAGTAAGGAAATCGCCGGTCTGTTGAATATTACTTCTAAAAGCGTGGAAATCTCACGTGTGCGATTGCGTAAAAAACTAGGTATAAACACAAAAATGCGCCTGGTAAACTATCTGGAGCAATTATAA
- a CDS encoding nucleoside deaminase, with translation MGEQTDKFMTAAIALAKKGMDGNHGGPFGAVVVKNNKIIAEGYNQVTSSNDPTAHAEVVAIREACKVLDTFQLEGCTIYTSCEPCPMCLGAIYWARPDKVVFGATKQDAANAQFDDQFIYDELEKELSRRHIQFENMMRDEAREVFDAWNKKEDKKEY, from the coding sequence ATGGGAGAACAGACAGACAAATTTATGACGGCAGCGATTGCGCTAGCCAAAAAGGGGATGGATGGAAATCACGGTGGTCCGTTTGGTGCTGTGGTGGTAAAAAACAATAAAATTATCGCAGAAGGATATAATCAGGTAACTTCATCGAACGACCCCACCGCACATGCCGAAGTCGTGGCTATACGGGAAGCTTGTAAGGTTTTGGATACCTTTCAGTTGGAAGGATGTACAATTTATACCTCGTGCGAGCCCTGTCCTATGTGTTTAGGGGCTATTTACTGGGCGCGACCCGATAAAGTGGTGTTTGGAGCAACAAAACAGGATGCGGCAAATGCACAATTTGATGACCAGTTTATTTACGACGAACTGGAGAAGGAATTGAGTCGTCGGCATATTCAATTTGAAAATATGATGCGCGATGAAGCCCGCGAGGTTTTCGACGCGTGGAATAAAAAAGAGGATAAAAAGGAGTATTAG